In a single window of the Amycolatopsis sp. cg5 genome:
- a CDS encoding aldo/keto reductase family oxidoreductase translates to MATHDLPGGTYRMGDLELTRVGYGAMQLAGPGVFGPPKDRDAAIAVLRTAVELGVNHIDTADFYGPYVTNEIIREALAPYPDHVHIVTKVGARRDEQGGWPHARTPDELRAQVHDNLRRLGLDAMDVVNLRVGGFDAPEPGSLAEQFEALAELRQQGLIRHLGVSTVNAEQLAEAQSIAPVVCVQNLYNLARRDDDPLVDLTASQGIAFVPYFPLGGFSPLQSDALHAVAARLDTTAMSVALAWLLHRSPNMMLIPGTSSVEHLRENVAGAGLELPADALAELDKIG, encoded by the coding sequence ATGGCGACCCACGACCTGCCCGGCGGCACATACCGCATGGGCGACCTCGAACTCACCCGTGTCGGCTACGGCGCGATGCAGCTGGCCGGCCCCGGCGTCTTCGGGCCGCCGAAGGACCGCGACGCCGCGATCGCCGTGCTCCGCACCGCCGTCGAACTCGGCGTCAACCACATCGACACCGCCGACTTCTACGGCCCGTACGTCACCAACGAGATCATCCGCGAGGCGCTCGCCCCGTACCCGGACCACGTCCACATCGTCACCAAGGTCGGCGCCCGCCGCGACGAGCAGGGCGGCTGGCCCCACGCCCGCACCCCCGACGAGCTGCGCGCCCAGGTCCACGACAACCTGCGCCGCCTCGGCCTCGACGCGATGGACGTGGTCAACCTCCGCGTCGGCGGCTTCGACGCCCCCGAGCCAGGTTCCCTCGCGGAGCAGTTCGAGGCGCTCGCCGAGCTGCGGCAGCAGGGCCTGATCCGTCACCTCGGCGTCAGCACCGTCAACGCCGAGCAGCTCGCCGAAGCCCAGTCGATCGCCCCGGTCGTCTGCGTCCAGAACCTCTACAACCTCGCCCGCCGTGACGACGACCCGCTCGTCGACCTCACCGCGAGCCAGGGCATCGCGTTCGTCCCGTACTTCCCGCTCGGCGGCTTCAGCCCGCTGCAGTCCGACGCGCTGCACGCCGTCGCGGCCCGCCTCGACACCACGGCGATGTCGGTCGCGCTCGCCTGGCTGCTGCACCGCTCGCCGAACATGATGCTCATCCCGGGCACCTCGTCGGTCGAGCACCTGCGGGAGAACGTCGCAGGCGCCGGGCTCGAACTCCCGGCCGACGCGCTCGCGGAACTGGACAAGATCGGCTAG
- a CDS encoding P-loop NTPase fold protein: MNEPTGEWRADAPARAALRWAEAVNLAWTNTGELEPVGSRELLAGILLADPDGSPARVFLDHFAIPAGVLLEPREPLDAAELTRLIDQVPENPPVSDGLKQATATLTGPGKLISVRELFGVLLRMGEFRVPVAGLLAARGVDMGKVITAYTKHLTSRIPLAELLREHFPDAGARVRLPAYLPDQPHRDAPSPDLVGVTEEINAFAYLIASRQLVPPLAIGLFGDWGSGKSYFLRGLRDRVDTVAGEAAEDTFLRHVVQVEFNAWQYVGGDLWASLLEHLFRNLRRSGDDSDDLLGQRQQFWVGKVRDAETEHGTATEDRAALKEDLEAAQLIVAQKEKEQRDALAGLAKARAKNPFAAWKPSAELREKISEAASKAGVDVVGERADELAAELGNARKALSAAGTVVAPLRTGGWRSAAAVVGLLVLPVVVGFAVRHADALAGVAATISSVLAAVIGYLKLGTNAVTGATTKIAQAQAELAQAEADERERFDQQIKEAEDKLAATQSALDSATCQEQALAGKVVELKAELAATTPRRVLSDFITDRLASEDYRSHLGVPALVRRDLERLSQLVAEHRDNPADDSVPEDYAIDRIVLYIDDLDRCPPELVVQVLEAVHLLLAFPLFVVVVAVDSRWLTSSLEEHYAQLGGKGASPDAYLEKIFQVPFWVRPLGSGTRQGMLRALFAPSVAAEPTSRETEPESGPDLQPADFAAFAERVASLSSVRREDEAALTATGLTLTAQELQGIEEAGALLGDTPRAIKRFVNIYLLVKAMGVARGRSMPDERQLAVLVALATRHPGLVESLLSKVTAGNETLGKALAGVENPMLDDWVAEKPDRAELDLSPFRDWIELVSRFRFSR; the protein is encoded by the coding sequence GTGAACGAACCGACCGGTGAGTGGCGTGCGGACGCTCCCGCACGAGCAGCCCTGCGCTGGGCCGAAGCGGTCAATCTGGCGTGGACGAACACCGGCGAGCTTGAGCCCGTCGGTTCGCGTGAGCTGCTGGCCGGGATCCTGCTGGCCGACCCGGACGGCAGCCCGGCGCGGGTGTTCCTCGACCACTTCGCCATTCCCGCTGGCGTGCTGCTCGAACCCAGGGAGCCGCTGGACGCGGCGGAACTAACGAGGTTGATCGACCAGGTGCCCGAGAATCCGCCGGTCAGCGACGGACTCAAGCAAGCCACGGCGACACTCACGGGACCGGGCAAGCTGATCTCGGTCCGCGAGCTGTTCGGCGTGCTGCTGCGGATGGGCGAGTTCCGTGTTCCGGTGGCGGGTTTACTGGCGGCCAGAGGCGTCGACATGGGCAAGGTGATCACGGCTTACACCAAGCACCTCACCAGCCGGATCCCGCTGGCGGAGCTGCTCAGGGAGCATTTCCCCGACGCGGGCGCCCGGGTGCGGCTGCCCGCGTATCTGCCGGATCAGCCACACCGGGACGCTCCCTCCCCGGATCTGGTCGGGGTGACCGAGGAGATCAACGCCTTCGCCTACCTGATCGCGTCGCGGCAGCTGGTGCCGCCGCTGGCGATCGGCTTGTTCGGGGACTGGGGGTCCGGGAAGAGCTACTTCCTGCGCGGGCTGCGGGACCGCGTCGACACCGTCGCCGGTGAGGCCGCCGAGGACACCTTCCTGCGGCACGTCGTGCAGGTCGAGTTCAACGCGTGGCAGTACGTCGGCGGCGATCTGTGGGCGAGCCTGCTGGAGCATCTGTTCCGGAATCTCCGTCGTTCCGGTGACGACAGCGACGACCTGCTCGGGCAGCGTCAACAGTTCTGGGTCGGCAAGGTGCGCGACGCCGAAACCGAGCACGGCACGGCGACCGAAGACCGAGCGGCACTCAAAGAGGATCTCGAAGCCGCGCAGCTCATCGTCGCGCAGAAGGAGAAGGAACAGCGTGACGCCCTCGCCGGATTGGCGAAAGCGCGCGCGAAGAACCCTTTCGCCGCTTGGAAACCGTCAGCTGAGCTTCGCGAGAAGATCTCCGAAGCCGCGTCGAAAGCCGGAGTCGACGTCGTCGGTGAGCGCGCCGACGAACTCGCCGCGGAGCTGGGGAACGCGCGGAAAGCGTTGAGTGCGGCCGGAACCGTCGTGGCGCCCTTGCGCACCGGCGGGTGGCGCTCCGCGGCCGCGGTCGTCGGTCTGCTCGTCCTTCCGGTGGTCGTGGGGTTCGCCGTGCGTCACGCTGACGCGCTCGCCGGGGTGGCGGCGACGATCAGCTCGGTGCTGGCCGCGGTGATCGGATACCTCAAGCTCGGCACCAACGCCGTGACCGGCGCGACGACGAAGATCGCGCAGGCGCAGGCGGAACTCGCGCAAGCCGAGGCGGACGAGCGCGAACGATTCGATCAGCAGATCAAGGAGGCCGAGGACAAGCTGGCCGCGACGCAGTCCGCTTTGGACAGTGCCACCTGCCAGGAACAAGCGCTGGCAGGCAAAGTCGTCGAGCTGAAAGCCGAACTCGCCGCGACGACCCCGCGCCGGGTGCTCAGCGACTTCATCACCGACCGTCTCGCGAGCGAGGACTACCGCAGTCATCTCGGCGTGCCCGCGCTGGTCCGCCGGGACTTGGAGCGGTTGTCCCAGCTCGTCGCCGAACATCGCGACAATCCCGCTGACGACTCGGTGCCGGAGGACTACGCGATCGACCGGATCGTCCTCTACATCGACGATCTCGACCGGTGCCCGCCCGAGCTGGTCGTGCAGGTGCTCGAGGCGGTGCACCTGCTGCTCGCGTTCCCGCTGTTCGTCGTGGTGGTCGCGGTCGACTCGCGCTGGCTCACCAGCTCGCTCGAGGAGCACTACGCCCAGCTCGGCGGCAAGGGCGCGTCCCCAGACGCCTACCTCGAGAAGATCTTCCAGGTCCCGTTCTGGGTACGACCGCTGGGCAGCGGGACGCGGCAGGGCATGCTGCGTGCCCTGTTCGCTCCGAGCGTCGCGGCCGAGCCCACCTCACGCGAGACGGAGCCTGAGAGCGGACCGGACCTGCAGCCTGCCGACTTCGCGGCCTTCGCCGAGCGAGTGGCCTCGCTGTCCAGCGTTCGCCGGGAGGACGAAGCCGCGTTGACGGCGACCGGTCTCACCTTGACCGCTCAGGAGCTGCAAGGCATCGAGGAGGCCGGGGCGTTGCTCGGTGACACTCCACGCGCGATCAAGCGGTTCGTCAACATCTACCTGCTGGTGAAGGCCATGGGTGTCGCCCGCGGCCGGTCGATGCCCGACGAGCGGCAGCTCGCGGTGCTGGTCGCGCTGGCGACCAGGCACCCCGGGCTCGTCGAATCCCTGCTGTCCAAGGTCACCGCCGGGAACGAGACGCTGGGCAAGGCGCTGGCCGGCGTCGAAAATCCGATGCTCGACGACTGGGTCGCCGAGAAGCCGGACCGTGCCGAGCTCGATCTCAGCCCGTTTCGGGACTGGATCGAGCTCGTTTCCCGGTTCCGGTTCTCGCGCTAG